The Pseudomonas fluorescens nucleotide sequence CGGCCATGGTCACTTTAGCTCTGACCGTCAAACCGGCAATATTGTCGAAGTTTGCATAAACTTTATAAGTGTCACTGCTCGGGCTCGCCGACAGGCCGCTGACGCGCAGGGCCAGCAGGATGAGCGCCAGGATCCCGGCCAGAAGAAACAGGCCGACACCGATTTCCAGGGTGCGGTTTTGCATCAGAAATCTCCAAACATCAAGGCGGTCAGAATAAAGTCCAGACCCAGCACTGCCAATGAGGCATAGACCACGGTCTTGGTGGTGGCACGACTGATCCCTTCTGAAGTGGGCTCGCAGTCATAGCCCTGGAATACGGCAATCCAGGTCACGACGAAGGCAAAAACCAGGCTCTTGATCACCCCGTTGAGCACATCGTCGGTAAAGGAAACACTGTTCTGCATGTTGGCCCAGAACGAGCCTTCGTAGACGCCCAGCCAGTCGACAGCGACCCACGAGCCACCCCAGATGCCGACCACGCTGAAGATCAGCGCCAGCAGCGGCAGCGAGATGAAACCGGCCCACAGCCGCGGGGCGACGATGTACTTGAGCGGGTCGACGCCAATCGTCTCCAGGCTGGACAACTGCTCGGTGGACTTCATGTTGCCGATCTCGGCGGTCAGCGCGGAACCGGCACGCCCGGCGAACAGCAGCGCGGTCACCACCGGGCCCAGTTCACGCAGCAAGGTCAGGGCAACCATCTGCCCCACCGCCT carries:
- the mlaE gene encoding lipid asymmetry maintenance ABC transporter permease subunit MlaE; the encoded protein is MRRKSMLERIRRFGRSAIDVLAVLGRSFLFLLHSLVGRSGTGGGFQLLIRQLYSVGVLSLAIIVVSGVFIGMVLALQGFSILTKYGSEQAVGQMVALTLLRELGPVVTALLFAGRAGSALTAEIGNMKSTEQLSSLETIGVDPLKYIVAPRLWAGFISLPLLALIFSVVGIWGGSWVAVDWLGVYEGSFWANMQNSVSFTDDVLNGVIKSLVFAFVVTWIAVFQGYDCEPTSEGISRATTKTVVYASLAVLGLDFILTALMFGDF